The following proteins are co-located in the Sandaracinaceae bacterium genome:
- a CDS encoding nucleotidyltransferase domain-containing protein — MTTLIFETLHGSRAYGLAREGSDTDLKGVVIGPPSWYFGLAPAPEQVELSADHVRYELRKALRLAAASNPSILEVLFAHPDDHRVVTEAGERLLAARSVMLSKQVADTFGGYALSQLGRIQRHRRWLLEPPKEAPTRARFDLPERTVIPKDQLGAAEALMADGRVQEAELTPNFLAILDRERRYRAARKEWSQYQHWLKHRNERRAALEAKHGYDTKHAMHLVRLCRMAVEILETGEVKVRRDDREALLAVRDGALSYDALIEEAERLKAQIAEAKRRSTLPDAPDEAALDALAVTLIEAALRS; from the coding sequence GTGACCACCCTCATCTTCGAGACGCTGCACGGCAGCCGCGCCTACGGGCTCGCGCGCGAGGGCTCGGACACCGACCTCAAGGGCGTCGTGATCGGGCCGCCGAGCTGGTACTTCGGCCTCGCGCCCGCGCCCGAGCAGGTCGAGCTGTCCGCCGATCACGTGCGCTACGAGCTGCGCAAGGCGCTGCGGCTCGCGGCCGCGTCGAACCCGAGCATCCTCGAGGTGCTCTTCGCGCACCCGGACGATCACCGCGTGGTCACCGAGGCCGGCGAGCGCCTCCTCGCCGCGCGCTCCGTGATGCTCAGCAAACAGGTCGCGGACACCTTCGGGGGCTACGCGCTGTCCCAGCTCGGGCGAATCCAGCGGCATCGGCGCTGGCTTCTCGAGCCGCCGAAGGAGGCGCCGACCCGCGCGCGCTTCGACCTGCCCGAGCGCACGGTGATCCCCAAGGATCAGCTCGGCGCGGCGGAGGCGCTCATGGCCGACGGCCGCGTCCAGGAGGCGGAGCTGACGCCGAACTTCCTGGCCATCCTGGACCGGGAGCGCCGCTACCGCGCGGCCCGCAAGGAGTGGAGCCAGTACCAGCACTGGCTGAAGCACCGCAACGAGAGGCGCGCCGCGCTCGAGGCGAAGCACGGCTACGACACCAAACACGCGATGCACCTCGTGCGGCTCTGCCGCATGGCCGTCGAGATCCTCGAGACGGGTGAGGTGAAGGTGCGGCGCGACGACCGCGAGGCGCTGCTCGCGGTGCGGGACGGCGCCTTGTCGTACGACGCGCTGATCGAGGAGGCCGAGCGATTGAAGGCGCAGATCGCCGAAGCCAAGCGCCGCTCGACGTTGCCGGACGCGCCGGACGAGGCCGCGCTCGACGCGCTCGCCGTGACGCTGATCGAGGCCGCGCTACGCTCCTGA
- a CDS encoding nucleotidyltransferase domain-containing protein translates to MPLDPDLDRARRFVSENPPPGEILHVGLVGAHYYGFPSPDSDLDLKGMHLAPTRALLGLDDPKETHDTLQIFEGDEHDLTTHEARQALSLLLRGNGNVLERIFTPLQLFETEALEALRALAKGALSRRFHGHYRGYFGGMCREHARAPRAKSMLYAYRVALTGVHLLRAGEVRGDVVENAREYGFDGLETLVAHKRGEGEKSALPETLDAEHRARWPALEDALRDALEHSALPEEPAGAAAIDAWLVERRVESLSS, encoded by the coding sequence ATGCCGCTCGACCCCGACCTCGATCGCGCGCGCCGCTTCGTCTCCGAGAACCCGCCGCCCGGCGAGATCCTGCACGTGGGGCTGGTCGGCGCGCACTACTACGGCTTCCCGTCTCCCGACAGCGATCTGGATCTGAAGGGCATGCACCTCGCGCCCACCCGCGCGCTCCTCGGGCTCGACGACCCGAAGGAGACGCACGACACGTTGCAGATCTTCGAAGGGGACGAGCACGACCTCACCACGCACGAGGCGCGGCAGGCGCTCTCGCTCCTGCTCCGCGGCAACGGCAACGTGCTCGAGCGGATCTTCACCCCGCTGCAGCTCTTCGAGACCGAGGCGCTCGAGGCCCTGCGCGCCCTGGCGAAGGGAGCGCTCAGCCGGCGCTTTCACGGGCACTACCGCGGCTACTTCGGGGGCATGTGCCGCGAGCACGCCCGGGCGCCCCGCGCGAAGTCGATGCTCTACGCGTACCGGGTGGCGCTGACGGGCGTACACCTGCTCCGCGCCGGGGAGGTCCGCGGCGACGTGGTGGAGAACGCGCGCGAGTACGGCTTCGACGGGCTCGAGACCCTCGTCGCGCACAAGCGCGGCGAAGGCGAGAAGTCAGCCCTGCCCGAGACGCTCGACGCCGAGCACCGCGCGCGCTGGCCCGCCCTCGAAGACGCGCTCCGCGACGCGCTCGAGCACAGCGCGCTGCCCGAGGAGCCCGCGGGCGCGGCGGCGATCGACGCGTGGCTCGTCGAGCGCCGCGTGGAGTCTCTCAGCTCCTGA